The following are encoded together in the Drosophila sechellia strain sech25 chromosome 3R, ASM438219v1, whole genome shotgun sequence genome:
- the LOC6607775 gene encoding putative tyrosine-protein kinase Wsck — protein MECGSHSGHRPIPIWLSSCLVAMCLSLPRGAAVPQEAPAYYYVGCYTARTDLLHESVYAKTPQTCIEICEHQGHHYAVLASEKCFCANVLEPQEQQDEQLCNTRCLANKAQYCGGVGVHSYYSTILTKQPGPHHLRISNKTENSLTLNWDAYEARKLLLAGGAEAVLPNQLLDNFLIKAQVLKTYSSLPAFPQPEFMVQSTETQFELTDLHPATLYNVSVRAMCKDAPAGQSECGQASIEATTEVGLPSPVPAQPKILSRTERTVTIELSPIRNDNGPLSKLLVIVEYVDNALSQPFDAQLLGSWQQAQQDGVPYYIAAELDYDRPEDNRTRRFVVGDGKRYGRFANKPLDQPDAHVHISLGLVSTLEGVTKTMYSRGTHDQHVTSLDDFSYATFEKGQSSVVALAVTCVIFGTCLLLSLIAYFYLRYKTCRGRRLTGGNTHEMTLQTPIIERENNGYIVEDDPLPHSPENFKQQLQQLVEGFERIPRNALRLNVNDVIVDGRFGEIITGKVSTNDFARDCTLHVLCLDDLNGTAQAQLLRELRQLSQLKRQEHLLDFYGVSASPDWFYLIFEQQRMSLKRKLVESRLMAPSPRLTSLSEQLVLQWIYELASAMNYLSSCQVVHRQLCSHSVFVTSEFKLKLSVFGPLPYMNIARQQPDHSRWLAPEVLRHQHHHSTRSDVWSLACVAWECCALGGTPYANAVTSTQQLLEAIRAAVRPAQPAYVYGDLYQLLLNCWQLEPSERSSFEDVAFGVRQLMTSPRHALSFDRVAGGLDTLPPYLPQLEAVATMG, from the exons ATGGAATGCGGTTCACACAGCGGACACCGCCCAATTCCGATTTGGCTTTCCAGCTGCCTCGTGGCCATGTGCTTGAGCCTTCCGCGAGGAGCAGCTGTCCCCCAGGAAGCACCTGCCTACTACTACGTCGGTTGCTACACGGCACGAACGGATCTTCTCCATGAATCGGTGTACGCCAAGACACCGCAGACCTGCATCGAGATCTGCGAGCATCAGGGCCACCACTATGCCGTGCTGGCCTCCGAGAAGTGCTTCTGTGCAAATGTCCTGGAGCCGCAGGAGCAACAGGATGAACAGCTCTGCAACACCCGCTGCCTGGCCAACAAGGCGCAGTATTGTGGCGGAGTCGGTGTGCACTCGTACTACTCCACCATACTGACCAAACAACCGGGACCGCATCATCTAAGGATCTCGAACAAAACGGAGAACAGTCTGACCCTCAACTGGGATGCGTACGAGGCGAGGAAACTGCTCCTGGCAGGCGGCGCGGAGGCAGTGCTTCCCAACCAGCTACTGGACAACTTCCTGATCAAAGCTCAGGTTCTGAAGACCTACTCCTCGCTGCCCGCCTTCCCGCAGCCTGAGTTTATGGTGCAGAGCACGGAAACGCAGTTTGAACTCACGGACTTGCATCCCGCCACGCTGTACAACGTATCCGTGAGAGCCATGTGCAAGGATGCCCCAGCAGGGCAATCTGAATGCGGGCAGGCCTCAATAGAAGCCACCACAGAG GTGGGCCTTCCAAGTCCCGTGCCAGCACAGCCCAAAATCCTCAGCAGGACTGAACGTACTGTCACTATAGAGCTGTCGCCCATTCGGAATGACAATGGACCGCTGAGCAAACTGCTCGTAATCGTGGAATACGTGGACAATGCCCTAAGTCAGCCATTCGATGCCCAGCTCCTGGGCAGCTGGCAGCAGGCTCAACAAGATGGAGTGCCCTACTACATAGCCGCCGAATTGGACTACGATCGACCGGAGGACAATCGCACCCGGCGCTTTGTGGTGGGGGATGGCAAGCGATACGGACGATTTGCCAATAAGCCGTTGGATCAACCAGATGCACATGTCCACATCAGTCTCGGATTG GTGAGCACACTGGAGGGCGTTACCAAGACGATGTACAGTCGTGGAACCCACGACCAGCATGTGACATCCCTAGACGACTTTAGTTACGCCACCTTTGAGAAGGGTCAATCCTCGGTGGTGGCCCTGGCCGTCACCTGTGTGATATTCGGCACTTGCCTCCTGCTCAGTCTGATTGCCTACTTCTATCTGCGCTACAAGACCTGTCGCGGGcgacgattgactggcggcaATACGCACGAGATGACGCTGCAAACGCCCATAATCGAGCGGGAAAACAACGGATACATTGTCGAGGACGATCCACTGCCACACTCGCCGGAAAACTtcaagcagcagctgcaacagtTGGTGGAGGGATTCGAACGGATACCAAGGAATGCACTACGTCTAAATGTGAACGATGTGATCGTAGACGGACGCTTTGGCGAGATTATAACCGGAAAGGTTTCCACAAACGATTTTGCTAGAGATTGCACCTTGCACGTGCTCTGCCTGGATGACCTGAATGGTACTGCACAGGCACAGTTGCTGAGAGAGCTACGTCAGTTGTCTCAATTGAAGCGCCAGGAGCATTTGCTGGATTTCTATGGCGTATCAGCGAGTCCCGATTGGTTCTACCTAATCTTCGAGCAGCAGCGCATGAGTCTAAAGAGAAAACTGGTGGAGAGTCGCCTGATGGCACCGTCGCCACGCTTGACTTCCTTGTCCGAGCAGCTAGTGCTACAGTGGATCTACGAGCTGGCCAGTGCCATGAATTATCTATCCAGCTGCCAGGTGGTGCATCGACAGCTCTGCTCGCACAGCGTCTTCGTGACCAGCGAGTTCAAGCTGAAACTGAGCGTCTTTGGACCGCTGCCGTACATGAACATCGCTCGCCAGCAGCCAGACCACAGCCGGTGGCTGGCTCCGGAGGTGCTGCGCCATCAGCATCACCATTCCACCCGTTCCGATGTCTGGTCGCTGGCCTGCGTGGCGTGGGAATGCTGTGCCCTTGGCGGCACTCCCTATGCCAATGCAGTGACAAGTACCCAACAGCTTCTAGAGGCCATTCGGGCTGCAGTCCGTCCGGCGCAGCCAGCCTACGTCTACGGGGATCTCTACCAGCTGCTGCTCAACTGCTGGCAGCTGGAGCCGAGCGAGCGGAGCAGCTTTGAGGACGTGGCCTTCGGAGTACGTCAGCTGATGACCTCACCGCGTCATGCCCTCAGTTTTGATCGAGTGGCCGGCGGACTAGACACCCTGCCTCCGTACCTGCCGCAACTGGAAGCCGTTGCGACGATGGGCTGA